In the genome of Drosophila subpulchrella strain 33 F10 #4 breed RU33 chromosome 2L, RU_Dsub_v1.1 Primary Assembly, whole genome shotgun sequence, one region contains:
- the LOC119545960 gene encoding thioredoxin-like protein 4A — MSYMLPHLHNGWQVDQAILSEEDRVVVIRFGHDWDPACMKMDEVMYSIAEKVKNFAVIYLVDITEVPDFNKMYELYDPCTVMFFFRNKHIMIDLGTGNNNKINWPLEDKQEMIDIVETVYRGARKGRGLVVSPKDYSTKYRY, encoded by the exons ATGTCGTACATGCTCCCGCATTTGCACAATGGCTGGCAGGTGGACCAGGCCATTCTCTCCGAGGAGGACCGCGTGGTT GTTATACGCTTCGGCCACGATTGGGACCCTGCCTGCATGAAAATGGACGAGGTGATGTACAGCATCGCCGAGAAAGTGAAGAACTTTGCGGTCATCTATTTGGTGGACATCACCGAGGTGCCGGACTTCAACAAGATGTACGAGTTGTACGATCCCTGCACGGTGATGTTCTTCTTCCGCAACAAACACATCATGATCGATCTGGGCacgggaaacaacaacaagatcAACTGGCCCCTGGAGGATAAGCAGGAGATGATCGACATCGTGGAAACGGTGTACAGAGGTGCCCGCAAGGGCCGGGGTCTGGTCGTCTCGCCGAAGGACTACTCCACCAAGTACAGATACTAA